The Pleurodeles waltl isolate 20211129_DDA chromosome 7, aPleWal1.hap1.20221129, whole genome shotgun sequence genome contains the following window.
ACCTGGAAAATCATTCCCACCGCAACAGCAAGACAAAATAGGCATTGTGTGTGATACaagacatttaattaaaaaaaaaagaaaaacactacaaTATAAAAAGGCTATTATAAATCCACAAGTCTTACAGCTGCCTTATTTACATTTCAGGAACCTAAAGGGTCACTGGCATCCCTTTTCTTAAGGCCCAAATCCCAGTGGTTTGCCAGTACAGCACCAAAGTTACACCAAAATCAAGTGATAATTATTGCAGAGAATCTTGTACATGGGCAAGACATAgcacccattttttttatttattttttaaacaaacatgcAAGAAAAGCAAGACAAATGCTCAACACTTCGGGTAAAAACTCAAAATTAACAATTTCGTACAAAAGAGTTCACGTTAAAAAAAGGTATTTTACAGGTTTTACAAGAAACTGATTCATGCTCGTTCGCCTCGTATCCTACGAGCCAGCTGGATGTCTTTTGGCATGATGGTAACCCTCTTGGCATGGATGGCGCACAGGTTGGTGTCCTCAAACAGACCTACAAGGTAGGCTTCACTGGCTTCCTTCAATTTAGAATAGGACAATGCCAGTTAGAACggtacaggacaaaaacactttaTACAGCATAAAACCCCTCATTCAAGGTGGAGTACAATTTATCTCACCTGTAGTGCACCGATAGCTGCGCTCTGGAACCGCAGGTCCGTCTTGAAGTCCTGGGCAATTTCCCTTACAAGCCTCTGGAAGGGAAGTTTTCGGATCAGCAGTTCTGTGGACTTCTGGTAACGACGAATCTCACGCAGTGCGACCGTGCCAggcctgaaaaataaaataaacaaaaaataaaaataagaagggGGGTGCGTAAGAGTAGGCTCAGCATAAGGG
Protein-coding sequences here:
- the H3-3B gene encoding histone H3.3, with the translated sequence MARTKQTARKSTGGKAPRKQLATKAARKSAPSTGGVKKPHRYRPGTVALREIRRYQKSTELLIRKLPFQRLVREIAQDFKTDLRFQSAAIGALQEASEAYLVGLFEDTNLCAIHAKRVTIMPKDIQLARRIRGERA